The stretch of DNA TACCCGCGCAGAAGTGGATCGGCTGTTTGGCGTCATCAAAGAACTGCAATCCCACGGAATCGCCATCCTGTTCATCAGCCACAAGCTGGACGAGGTCCTGGCCATCAGCCAGCGTATCACCGTGCTCAGAGATGGCCGGAAGATCGGTACCCTCCCCAGAGGGGAGGTGGACCGGGAGAAACTGGTCCGCCTGATGACCGGTAAGGAGATCGCCTATGCGAAGACCCCGTCGCGAGGCCACCCCGGTGATGCCGTGCTGGAGGTGAGGGGTCTCTCCAAGAGGGGAAACTTTGCTGACATCAGCTTTACGCTCTTTCGAGGCGAAGTCCTGGGCATCATCGGCCCACTGGGCTCCGGCCGGACCGAGCTGGCGCTCTCCCTCTTCGGCATGAATCCGCCCGAGGCGGGGACGGTGCTGGTGGAGGGGAAGCCGGTGACCCTGGCGGTAAACGGAGACGCGATCCGGCACGGCATCGCCTACGTGCCTGAGGACAGGCTGAAGCAGGGGCTGGTCATCAACCAGTCGGTGGGCAACAACCTGATTCTCACCGCCCTGGACAGGCTGCGCGGCCGGCTGGGGCTCCTGGACCGTCGCCGCGGCAGGCAGTTCTGCGACCAGGCGGTGACGGAGTTCGACATCCGTCTACCTTCTCTGGATGCGCCTGCTCGCACCCTTTCCGGAGGAAACCAGCAGAAGACAGTTATTGCCAAGTGGCTGTCCATCAAACCGAGAATCCTCATCCTGGACGGTCCCACCATCGGCATCGATGTGGGAGCGAAAGAGATGATCTACGAGATCATCCGCAACCTGTCCGGGGAGGGAGTGAGTATCATCCTGATCTCCGATGAAGTCCAAGAGGTGCTCAGCAACTGCGGGCGCATCCTGCTGATGAAGCATGGCAGGATCACCCGGGAATTTGCCAACGATGATGTCTCCGCAGAACAGCTCCAGCAGGCGCTGGTGAGCTGAGGGAGGACGGCATGCAGGCTGTGCTCCGGGAACGTATCGTCAGGCGCACCGAGTCCTACCTGCTGGGCGTCCTGGTGCTCCTCTCGTTGCTGCTTTCCGCACTCAGCCCGGCGTTCCTGACGCTGGAAAATGCCTTCGACATCCTGCGCAACTATGCGTTCCTGGGCATCCTCGCTCTGGGGGAACTGGTCGTGCTCATCTCCGGGGGTATTGACGTCTCCTTCATGGCCGTGGCCACGGTGGCGCAGTATGTCATGGCGGTTGTGATCACCCGATACGCCATCGACAGCGTGCTCGTGGCGTTCCTCTTGCCGCTGCCTGTGGGAACAGCCCTGGGCGCGCTCAACGCGGTCCTGATCCACTACACCCAGGTCCACCCGGTGATCATCACCATCGCCACGCTGAGCGTCTACTACGGCATCCTGGTGTTCGTCACAGGGGGGACCTGGATCTACAACCTCCCGGCATCCTTCTTTGAATTCTCCCAACTGAAGGTTGTCCGTGTCGTCGATGACGCGGGGATCGCCCACGGTCTATCGGTCCTGACGGTCCTGTGGATCCTGGCCATCGCCCTGACTTGGTTCATTCTGAACTATCTGCCCATCGGGAGGAAGGTCTACGCCCTGGGAGGAAATCCGGAGGCTGCGCGACGCGCAGGGTTCAACATCTTCTCCATCCGGCTCTTCGTCTACTCCTACATGGGCTTCCTGGCAGGACTGGCGGGGTTTGTCCAGGGACAGCTGACCCAGCTCATCCAGCCCAACTCCATGGTGGGGCGGGAGCTGGACGTGCTCGCGGCAGCCGTTCTTGGAGGCGCCAGCGTCTTCGGCGGGGTGGGGACGGCCGCCGGAACGGTGCTGGGCGTGCTCACGGTGGCCATTGTGCGCAACGGCTTGATCCTGCTGAAGATCTCTTCCTACTGGCACGAGGTGGTCATCGGCATGATCCTGGCTTTCGCCGCGGGCGTCACCGCGTACCAGGGCAAGCAGCGGTCCCGCAGGATGGTGCGCATCGATGTTCGCTAACCGCCTGGCCCTCCCCGCCAGGCACGCAGAGACGGCCGTCCTGGTGCTGGTGCTGGGCGTCACCCTTGCCTTCATGACCGCATTGACCGCGGGGAAACTGCTGCGGCTGGAGAGCCTGGAGGCCATGGCGTTTCAAATCCCGTTGCTGGGTGTCCTGGCGCTGGCCCAGATGCTCCCCATGCTCACGGGGGGCATCGACCTGGCGGTAATCTCGACGGCAAATCTCACC from Armatimonadota bacterium encodes:
- a CDS encoding sugar ABC transporter ATP-binding protein, giving the protein MSGVFLRANHLSKRYGGVIALHQVDLTVEEGEVHGLVGENGSGKSTLVKIITGVVQPEAGAKIEMGGEHFRGLTPYSALRKGVQVVHQDLSLFPNLSVAENIAVVQHVAGGRRVVSWSTMRQMAVAAMRKIGVELDPDVPVGSLPVADQQLVAICRALASDARLLVMDEPTSALTRAEVDRLFGVIKELQSHGIAILFISHKLDEVLAISQRITVLRDGRKIGTLPRGEVDREKLVRLMTGKEIAYAKTPSRGHPGDAVLEVRGLSKRGNFADISFTLFRGEVLGIIGPLGSGRTELALSLFGMNPPEAGTVLVEGKPVTLAVNGDAIRHGIAYVPEDRLKQGLVINQSVGNNLILTALDRLRGRLGLLDRRRGRQFCDQAVTEFDIRLPSLDAPARTLSGGNQQKTVIAKWLSIKPRILILDGPTIGIDVGAKEMIYEIIRNLSGEGVSIILISDEVQEVLSNCGRILLMKHGRITREFANDDVSAEQLQQALVS
- a CDS encoding ABC transporter permease codes for the protein MQAVLRERIVRRTESYLLGVLVLLSLLLSALSPAFLTLENAFDILRNYAFLGILALGELVVLISGGIDVSFMAVATVAQYVMAVVITRYAIDSVLVAFLLPLPVGTALGALNAVLIHYTQVHPVIITIATLSVYYGILVFVTGGTWIYNLPASFFEFSQLKVVRVVDDAGIAHGLSVLTVLWILAIALTWFILNYLPIGRKVYALGGNPEAARRAGFNIFSIRLFVYSYMGFLAGLAGFVQGQLTQLIQPNSMVGRELDVLAAAVLGGASVFGGVGTAAGTVLGVLTVAIVRNGLILLKISSYWHEVVIGMILAFAAGVTAYQGKQRSRRMVRIDVR